The Lycium ferocissimum isolate CSIRO_LF1 unplaced genomic scaffold, AGI_CSIRO_Lferr_CH_V1 ctg60, whole genome shotgun sequence DNA window GACTGAATTATAGTCACAACGAACAATTATTTCGTGCTGAATACTTTTCCTATTAGTACTTTCTTGTGGTTCTGATTTCTTGGGCTTGTtaaattgaaaaatgaaaatctaattttttaaCAATGTTAGGTATGAATAAGGAGTCTAAGGAATTTGCTGGAGAGCTATATGATGCGCTTGCTCGGAGGAGAAACATCACAACTGATTCAATTAACAAAGCACAGCTCAAAGAGTACTGGGATCAAGTGGCAGACCAGAGTTTTGATTCTCGTCTTCAGACTTTCTTTGACATGTAAGGATTATtagcacattttttttttatacatttatCGGTATTTTAATGCATCTCCGATTCAATTATTGAGATCTAAATCGGGTGATGAATTTCATTTAATGCAGGGTTGATAAAGATGCCGATGGCAGAATCACAGAAGAAGAAGTCAGAGAGGTAGTTTTTGAATTctgttttatttacttttttattgtACGTGTAAAACACGGAATGACATTGACAAAATCAATCCTatagtaattttaattttaattttttgttttcttgcaATTTGCAGATTATAGGCCTTAGCGCGTCTGCCAACAGGCTGTCAACTATCCAGAAACAAGCTGATGAATACGCGGCTATGATCATGGAAGAGTTGGATCCTAACAATCTGGGATACATTATGGTAATTTAGTGGCATTAATTAGACTAATAGTAATCTTAAATTTGTAGTCccaacttgaaaaataacttaatatTGCTATGAAATTCAACAGATTGAGAACTTGGAAATGCTATTACTGCAAGCACCAAATCAAACGGTGCAGAGAGGAGGCGAAAGCCGGAACTTGAGTCAAATGCTAAGTCAGAAACTTAAACACACAAAAGAGCCAAATCCAATAGTGAGATGGTACAAGAGTTTTATGTACTTTTTGGAGGATAATTGGCAAAGAGTTTGGgtattgttattatggattgGAGTCATGGCTGGTCTATTTACTTGGAAGTATATCCAGTACAAACGAAAAGCTGCATATGATGTTATGGGTCCCTGTGTGTGTCTTGCTAAGGGTGCTGCTGAGACACTCAAGCTCAACATGGCTATCATTTTACTCCCAGTGTGCAGAAACACCATTACATGGCTTCGTAATAAGACCAGATTAGGTGTTGCTGTTCCTTTCGATGATAACCTTAATTTTCACAAAGTAAGTTGAATACTctttaatttgaacaaaatttaGCGAATTTCTGTTATATAAGTCTAAATAGCAATTGTGTAGAAATGTGACCACTCAGACCTATCTGTCAAGTTATCGTCTTGTTATGGCCCGACCTTTATTTTTGATTCGAAAGGTGCCTTGACAGTTGAATTCTTGAGCCCGCCTTATATGACCCATAACATTTTTCTGCTATTGCAATGTGAGATTTGTCTAATGCAAGCTTCATAACGAACTAATTGGGTTCTTCTTTTTACCCCTTTGTGTAGGTGATAGCAGTGGCAATTGCACTAGGAGTTGGAATGCACGGACTAGCTCATTTAACCTGTGATTTTCCTCGGCTTTTGAAtgcaagtgaaaaaaaatatgaaccaATGGAGTACTATTTTGGAGATCAGCCAACAAGCTATTGGTGGTTTGTAAAGGGTGTTGAAGGGGTAACTGGAATTATAATGGTGGTGCTAATGGCAATAGCTTTTACTCTAGCAACCCCATGGTTTAGAAGGGGCAGAGTCAGTTTCCCAAAACCATTTCACAAGCTCACTGGATTCAATGCCTTTTGGTACTCACACCATCTATTTGTCATTGTCTATACTCTACTTATTGTCCATGGAGAAAAGCTATATATTACCAAAACTTGGTACAAGAGAACGGTTAGTAAATATTCAAAATCTTTAGCATTAtgactttttccttttcatttaaGTTTCTTTCTAATTTGATGAATATTTGCTAAAATTTGGATTGAAAATTTCGTAATGGGCAGACATGGATGTACCTTACTGTCCCACTTGTGCTCTATGCTGGCGAAAGGTTGCTTAGAGCATTCAGGTCAAGCATCAAAGCTGTTAAGATTTTGAAGGTAAGTCGAATCCTACAAATTTTCGTGCTCGTAATAACTACAccgtcttatatatatatatatatataaaagttgttACTACATAGTCGAggataataaaataaactaaatataGTGGTATCTCCAATATAAACGGACAAACAAATACTTTGTTGTTAATTAAAGGTTAGACATGTTTAACCAAATATCACAAGGACTTAATAGAATTTGTCAATAATTGAGGATAAAAAATGCAATTATCCATACAATCATGATTTTAATATCAGTGAAAATGAAAGATTGAATAAGTACTAATTAATTGGTTGTGAAATTTGTAGGTGGCAGTGTACCCAGGAAATGTGTTGGCCCTTCACATGTCAAAGCCACAAGGCTACAAATACAAAAGTGGACAATACATGTTTGTCAACTGTGCTGCGGTTTCTCCATTTGAATGGTAGGtgaaacttttttatttaataacttAAATAAAATAGAATCAACTCATATCATAAACTTGACCAATTCACGATATACATGAATTATTGGCCCTTTGAATTACTACGTCAATGCAGTATTTGCTGACTCTTCTGGATAATATTATAAATTTCAGGCACCCATTTTCCATTACTTCGGCCCCAGGAGATGACCATCTCAGTGTCCATATTCGAACTCTTGGTGATTGGACCAGACAACTTAAAACTGTTTTCTCTGAGGTAATTAATTAGTCCTTTAAATATAATTATATCTTGTTTTTTAAACTTAAATCCTTAATTTCTAGGAAATATAATTTATTGCAGTCAATGACAGATATCAAAATATCTAGTCTAGTTAAATCTACCTGCATGTCCTTAGATGCAACAGTTTTTGGCTATATGCATCAAAATTGTAGACGCGTGATGTCCCACTTTGGATGACAGCTCTACAAGCAGCCccttaaatttttctttttgtctttttttttttttttttccaaaagtgcATGTCAATTCCACTGTGTTGGTGTAATTATTGATCTTCCTGAATTAATTATAGTCATTTTGGTCTTTGGTAGGTTTGCCAGCCACCACCTAATGGTAAAAGTGGACTCCTCAGAGCTGACTACTTGCAAGGAGAAAACAATCCTGAGTAAGTCCTTTTCCATTAATATATAATCAATCTCCATTACATTCACCTTTTAGAGCGCACTGATTAAGGAAACAGCCTGGACAAATGCAGagttaaattaagaaaatcccCACCCTAATATTCGGAGATATTATTCTAATACTACACTtaacttttttgaaatttaatacTACGAATGTAATGGCGTTATATATCCTCGAGGTACTATCTTCCATTATTTTAGAACTTATGGTGATCGTGATTCATAATGGGTACTGGGTCAGACTCTGGACTGGAAGATATAACAAACTCGTGATCTCTTTTATGCTAAAGAATCGGTACAAGATCTGAATCATTGAATGGACCATCTCTTAAGTAGCAGGATTgttatttttgtaaaattactgAGACAGGAACAAGGAGGGATAAGACAAAAATCAATTATTGGTTGATATTTCTGAAGAAAAATGGAATCTTTGCTAGATAGATATTATTCTAGAAAAGGATTTAACATATATCTACTTACAACAACGTAAATAATTTTTCCACTACTAGTGCAATTTTACCTTCTATAGcaggttattttatttttcaaattattaatttCAATTGTTATACTACATAATTACTTGTAACTGCCTTTTAatctgatagtgtaaaaatttATGTTCTTTCGGACTCTAAAATATATCGAAGGGTGCGTGTCGGTTCCTCTAAAAGTATTGAATTTTTGGAGGATCGTAACAGTCTACAACAACGTTTGAGACAAATTGAGTAATATGAATAAAAATTCATATACATTATCCGtgcataaaatttaaactcTACCATAAAACCTTAATTATATGCATATAGCATCGCTAATGGAAATCATGTGTGATGATTGGCAGTTTCCCAAGAGTGTTAATAGATGGACCCTACGGAGCACCAGCACAAGACTACAAGAAATATGAGGTGGTTTTGTTGGTGGGTCTTGGAATTGGAGCCACACCAATGATCAGTATCGTTAAAGACATTGTCAACAACATGAAAGCCATGGACGAGGAAGAAAATTCCTTAGAAAATGGGCACGGAATGTCAAATACGGCACCAAATGCTAGCCCAAATATTGCACAAAAGAGGGGTAAATCAGGTTCAGCAAGCGGAAGAAATGACTTCAACACAAGGAGGGCATACTTCTATTGGGTTACAAGAGAACAAGGTTCATTTGACTGGTTCAAAGGTATAATGAATGAAGCTGCAGAAATGGACCATAAGGGAGTAATTGAAATGCACAATTATTGTACAAGTGTTTATGAAGAAGGTGATGCTCGTTCTGCTCTTATTACTATGCTTCAGTCACTTCATCATGCCAAAAGTGGTGTTGACATTGTTTCTGGCACGAGAGTTAAGTCGCACTTTGCTAAGCCTAATTGGCGAAATGTCTACAAACGCATTGCTCTCAACCACCCTGAGTCTAAAGTTGGTAAGTGCTATTAATCTTCTTCCTTTTGATTTTTGTCTCCTCTTTTTCTTCCGCCACAATATTTGATAGGATAATTGCACTTTTGATCGTTTAATTAGTGATAAATTCTGATTTTGATCCTTTTAATCTTTCATTAAGCTCATTTAACCTTGAATTAATTAACATGTGTGTTTTTGGTTTCTTTGCATAGGAAATATATTATATCtagattatttttaaaactatattACCTCTTAGGACATATTTAACATAATACATCGGTTATTGTATTGTTTAATAGTTAatagtttattatttttcaaaatccaCAAGCAAAAGCATCAAAAGTGAATATTTCAATTAACTGAAGTTTGAAAAATGCATAACCAAATATTCCAAAAACCAAAATTAGAACTTGTGGATATTTCAGGGACTAAGAACATAAATTTCTCTTTTAGATATA harbors:
- the LOC132045134 gene encoding respiratory burst oxidase homolog protein C, which translates into the protein MQNSENNHPHHHHHHSDTEIIGNDRASYSGPLIGTSGPLNKRGKKSARFNVPESTDIGTSAGSTGAKSNDDGYVEITLDVREDSVAVHSVKTAGGADVEDPELALLAKGLEKKSTLGSSLVRNASSRIRQVSQELKRLASLNKRPVPTGRFDRNKSAAAHALKGLKFISKTDGGAGWAAVEKRFDEITASTSGLLPRAKFGECIGMNKESKEFAGELYDALARRRNITTDSINKAQLKEYWDQVADQSFDSRLQTFFDMVDKDADGRITEEEVREIIGLSASANRLSTIQKQADEYAAMIMEELDPNNLGYIMIENLEMLLLQAPNQTVQRGGESRNLSQMLSQKLKHTKEPNPIVRWYKSFMYFLEDNWQRVWVLLLWIGVMAGLFTWKYIQYKRKAAYDVMGPCVCLAKGAAETLKLNMAIILLPVCRNTITWLRNKTRLGVAVPFDDNLNFHKVIAVAIALGVGMHGLAHLTCDFPRLLNASEKKYEPMEYYFGDQPTSYWWFVKGVEGVTGIIMVVLMAIAFTLATPWFRRGRVSFPKPFHKLTGFNAFWYSHHLFVIVYTLLIVHGEKLYITKTWYKRTTWMYLTVPLVLYAGERLLRAFRSSIKAVKILKVAVYPGNVLALHMSKPQGYKYKSGQYMFVNCAAVSPFEWHPFSITSAPGDDHLSVHIRTLGDWTRQLKTVFSEVCQPPPNGKSGLLRADYLQGENNPDFPRVLIDGPYGAPAQDYKKYEVVLLVGLGIGATPMISIVKDIVNNMKAMDEEENSLENGHGMSNTAPNASPNIAQKRGKSGSASGRNDFNTRRAYFYWVTREQGSFDWFKGIMNEAAEMDHKGVIEMHNYCTSVYEEGDARSALITMLQSLHHAKSGVDIVSGTRVKSHFAKPNWRNVYKRIALNHPESKVGVFYCGAPALTKELRQHALDFSHRTSTKFDFHKENF